The following proteins are co-located in the Leptospira sp. GIMC2001 genome:
- a CDS encoding STAS domain-containing protein: MKVDKRIIKNIFIYDFEGRIDFHPYDLLDQSVLKDAIQNKASGVLLNFSNLKYISSLGIRYIYDIKNELSKDGIQFAIIGASEAIRQVFRLLGLYETFAIYDQEEEGLKKLGVNN; encoded by the coding sequence ATGAAAGTAGATAAAAGAATTATCAAGAATATATTTATTTATGATTTCGAGGGCAGAATTGATTTCCATCCTTATGATTTGTTAGATCAGTCAGTTTTAAAAGACGCAATCCAGAACAAAGCGTCCGGTGTTCTATTGAATTTTTCCAATTTGAAATATATTTCCAGCTTAGGTATTCGTTATATTTATGATATCAAGAATGAATTATCCAAAGATGGAATTCAGTTCGCTATCATTGGGGCAAGTGAAGCCATTCGACAAGTCTTCAGACTATTAGGTCTTTATGAAACCTTTGCAATCTATGACCAAGAAGAAGAGGGATTAAAGAAATTAGGAGTGAATAACTGA